In Drosophila teissieri strain GT53w chromosome 2R, Prin_Dtei_1.1, whole genome shotgun sequence, the following proteins share a genomic window:
- the LOC122612455 gene encoding uncharacterized protein LOC122612455, with protein sequence MSLQWQNEVVRITRQVKRNLPHRNFREINFDRETIRQAITPLTYDQARRIKGPVFEALEDELRRAGCTMLPEFLHCLATKENALFESLNIRERLSDDSELLYGMVDRLRDAELAVCLHKHRGLKQCFGLFFETMQLLEPYRQKYAYALVALNEHIISLCRNIAGQEREAAEYISRIYYIYSMYLVNTGQRTSAINFLQIAMDLVRGHVWTAEVGMPAGSLTLHELVAQNLAKQLLIQGKSIVRQHPEDAVAMARRATVLIAEIGRDKNMEIFCDTFLERAYFLMEIGNFNSAQQCLDQIKTQILACTEYRFVKLNIKYYLFQGQCSEIFEHVEKAISCYKRALRLSRLYTHRDLEAEILLHLGKIFAKDTQMTSIAKKCYEHAKRIYLDFNDLHSRKMANYLQAKLMADEITPLYMAMLKSSTTRYCAFFNLRQWKNRCRPFWKRLGDEIIKQETDSIYCLLDEEKEDPGHDVAPYDDVDLKTFKLAEGDI encoded by the exons ATGTCCCTTCAGTGGCAAAATGAGGTGGTGCGCATTACGCGCCAAGTGAAGCGCAATCTACCGCATCGAAATTTTCGAGAGATTAACTTTGATCGCGAGACCATAAGGCAAGCAATCACTCCACTGACCTACGACCAGGCGCGCCGGATCAAGGGACCAGTTTTTGAGGCTCTGGAGGACGAGTTGCGCCGGGCAGGATGCACCATGCTGCCGGAGTTCCTCCATTGCCTGGCCACCAAGGAGAATGCACTTTTCGAGAGCCTTAATATCCGGGAACGGCTATCCGATGATTCCGAATTGCTCTACGGAATGGTGGATCGACTCCGGGATGCCGAACTGGCCGTTTGCCTGCACAAGCATCGGGGTCTCAAACAGTGTTTTGGCCTATTCTTCGAGACCATGCAGCTGCTGGAGCCGTATCGTCAGAAATACGCATACGCCCTGGTGGCCCTCAATGAGCACATCATCTCGCTGTGCCGCAACATTGCTGGCCAGGAGCGGGAGGCCGCCGAATACATATCTCGGATCTACTACATCTATTCCATGTATCTGGTGAACACGGGTCAGCGAACCTCGGCCATCAATTTCCTACAAATTGCCATGGATCTGGTGCGTGGTCACGTGTGGACCGCCGAGGTGGGAATGCCCGCAGGCAGCCTCACGCTCCACGAGCTGGTGGCCCAGAATCTCGCCAAGCAGCTCCTCATCCAGGGCAAGTCCATTGTGCGTCAGCACCCCGAAGACGCGGTAGCCATGGCCCGAAGGGCCACGGTCCTTATAGCAGAAA TTGGCAGGGATAAGAACATGGAGATTTTCTGCGACACCTTTCTGGAGCGTGCCTACTTCTTGATGGAGATCGGTAACTTTAACTCGGCTCAGCAGTGTCTGGACCAGATCAAAACCCAGATCCTGGCCTGCACCGAATACCGGTTTGTTAAGCTCAACATCAAGTACTACCTGTTCCAGGGACAATGCTCCGAGAT TTTTGAGCACGTGGAGAAGGCCATTTCGTGTTATAAGCGAGCTCTTCGTTTATCTCGACTTTATACCCACCGGGACTTGGAGGCGGAGATACTTTTGCACCTTGGCAAGATCTTCGCCAAGGACACACAGATGACAAGCATAGCTAAGAAGTGCTATGAGCACGCCAAGCGCATCTACTTGGACTTTAACGATCTGCATAGCCGCAAGATGGCCAATTACCTACAGGCCAAGTTAATGGCGGATGAAATCACACCTCTTTACATGGCCATGCTTAAGTCTTCTACCACTCGATATTGCGCCTTCTTCAACCTACGTCAGTGGAAGAACCGCTGTCGTCCTTTTTGGAAGCGACTGGGTGACGAGATTATCAAACAGGAAACGGATAGCATCTACTGTCTGCTGGATGAGGAGAAAGAGGACCCTGGCCACGATGTGGCACCTTACGACGATGTCGACCTCAAGACATTTAAACTGGCTGAGGGAGACATCTAA
- the LOC122614284 gene encoding leupaxin isoform X3, with amino-acid sequence MANYGDYDNLDALLADLQNSVPGQPQQPQPQYGTVQPKHQPLQQQQFVDNTPGYGSLRGKAQPQVYQEHYSVETRSPTAGHDFNGSSTTSGYVNQGSLPRQAAGATTGLSELDSLLQDLQKIDVPVNYSTPVSKYNTMNSYATVEERPTMDSLLNELDNAHIYAVPNGSAHKSPTPGRHVTITVRETKTEKLTGPDGPVGTVEEQVVQQKDSYTPNHAVPGQQVHQAYTSQATKELDDLMASLSDFKVSNGTNGIGNGSHPQQHSSTVQHQTVTDYARPNKGSQQAHLTQTIEETTIVEDSREDQLDSMLGNLQANMSRQGVNTVQKGCCNACEKPIVGQVITALGKTWHPEHFTCNHCSQELGTRNFFERDGFPYCEPDYHNLFSPRCAYCNGAILDKCVTALDKTWHTEHFFCAQCGQQFGEEGFHERDGKPYCRNDYFEMFAPKCNGCNRAIMENYISALNSQWHPDCFVCRDCRQPFQGGSFFDHEGLPYCETHYHAKRGSLCAGCSKPITGRCITAMFKKFHPEHFVCAFCLKQLNKGTFKEQKDKPYCHTCFDKIFG; translated from the exons ATGGCCAACTATGGGGATTACGACAATCTGG ATGCTCTATTAGCCGACCTGCAAAACAGTGTGCCAGGCCAGCCGCAGCAGCCTCAGCCGCAATATGGAACTGTCCAGCCCAAACACCAACctctgcagcaacagcagtttGTGGATAACACTCCAGGTTATGGAAGTCTCAGGGGCAAAGCCCAGCCTCAGGTG TATCAAGAGCACTATAGCGTAGAAACACGCTCCCCAACGGCAGGACATGATTTTAATGGCTCCTCCACGACTTCAGGATACGTTAACCAGGGATCTCTGCCACGTCAGGCGGCGGGAGCAACCACAGGACTCTCAGAACTGGACTCCTTGCTGCAGGATCTGCAGA AAATCGATGTACCGGTCAATTACAGTACTCCAGTTTCAAAATACAATACGATGAATAGTTATGCCACCGTGGAGGAGCGTCCTACGATGGACAGCCTGCTGAATGAACTGGACAATGCTCACATCTATGCTGTTCCTAACGG ATCTGCACATAAATCTCCGACGCCAGGACGCCATGTCACCATCACCGTTCGGGAAACGAAGACAGAGAAGCTGACGGGTCCTGATGGACCAG TTGGTACTGTCGAGGAACAAGTTGTGCAGCAGAAGGACTCTTATACACCCAACCATGCTGTTCCGGGACAACAAGTGCATCAGGCCTATACGTCGCAGGCCACCAAGGAACTGGATGATCTGATGGCTTCACTGTCCGACTTCAAG GTTAGCAACGGAACGAACGGCATCGGGAACGGAAGTCATCCGCAACAGCACTCGTCGACAGTGCAGCACCAGACGGTAACCGACTACGCCAGACCAAACAAGGGTAGCCAGCAGGCGCATCTCACCCAGACGATCGAGGAGACGACCATCGTCGAGGACAGTCGCGAGGATCAGTTGGATTCTATGCTAGGCAATCTACAGGCCAATATGAGTCGCCAAGGAGTCAATACCGTGCAGAAGGGCTGCTGCAATGCCTGCGAGAAGCCCATTGTGGGCCAGGTGATCACAGCCCTGGGCAAGACTTGGCATCCGGAGCACTTTACGTGCAACCACTGCAGCCAGGAGTTGGGCACCCGCAATTTCTTCGAGCGCGACGGCTTCCCATACTGCGAGCCGGACTACCACAACCTGTTCAGCCCGCGCTGCGCCTACTGCAACGGCGCCATTCTGGACAAGTGCGTCACCGCGCTGGACAAGACCTGGCACACGGAGCACTTCTTCTGCGCCCAGTGCGGCCAGCAGTTCGGCGAGGAGGGATTCCATGAGCGCGACGGCAAGCCGTACTGCCGCAACGACTACTTCGAGATGTTCGCCCCGAAGTGCAACGGATGCAACCGCGCCATCATGGAGAACTACATCTCGGCGCTGAACTCGCAGTGGCATCCGGATTGCTTCGTCTGCAGG GACTGCCGACAGCCCTTCCAGGGAGGATCCTTCTTTGATCACGAGGGCCTGCCGTACTGTGAGACGCACTACCATGCCAAGCGAGGATCCCTGTGTGCAGGGTGCTCAAAACCCATCACCGGACGCTGCATCACGGCCATGTTCAAGAAATTCCACCCGGAACACTTCGTCTGCGCCTTCTGCCTGAAGCAATTGAATAAGGGCACTTTCAAGGAGCAGAAGGACAAGCCATACTGCCACACCTGCTTCGACAAGATCTTCGGATGA
- the LOC122614284 gene encoding leupaxin isoform X5 has translation MKIDALLADLQNSVPGQPQQPQPQYGTVQPKHQPLQQQQFVDNTPGYGSLRGKAQPQVYQEHYSVETRSPTAGHDFNGSSTTSGYVNQGSLPRQAAGATTGLSELDSLLQDLQKIDVPVNYSTPVSKYNTMNSYATVEERPTMDSLLNELDNAHIYAVPNGSAHKSPTPGRHVTITVRETKTEKLTGPDGPVGTVEEQVVQQKDSYTPNHAVPGQQVHQAYTSQATKELDDLMASLSDFKVSNGTNGIGNGSHPQQHSSTVQHQTVTDYARPNKGSQQAHLTQTIEETTIVEDSREDQLDSMLGNLQANMSRQGVNTVQKGCCNACEKPIVGQVITALGKTWHPEHFTCNHCSQELGTRNFFERDGFPYCEPDYHNLFSPRCAYCNGAILDKCVTALDKTWHTEHFFCAQCGQQFGEEGFHERDGKPYCRNDYFEMFAPKCNGCNRAIMENYISALNSQWHPDCFVCRDCRQPFQGGSFFDHEGLPYCETHYHAKRGSLCAGCSKPITGRCITAMFKKFHPEHFVCAFCLKQLNKGTFKEQKDKPYCHTCFDKIFG, from the exons ATGAAAATCG ATGCTCTATTAGCCGACCTGCAAAACAGTGTGCCAGGCCAGCCGCAGCAGCCTCAGCCGCAATATGGAACTGTCCAGCCCAAACACCAACctctgcagcaacagcagtttGTGGATAACACTCCAGGTTATGGAAGTCTCAGGGGCAAAGCCCAGCCTCAGGTG TATCAAGAGCACTATAGCGTAGAAACACGCTCCCCAACGGCAGGACATGATTTTAATGGCTCCTCCACGACTTCAGGATACGTTAACCAGGGATCTCTGCCACGTCAGGCGGCGGGAGCAACCACAGGACTCTCAGAACTGGACTCCTTGCTGCAGGATCTGCAGA AAATCGATGTACCGGTCAATTACAGTACTCCAGTTTCAAAATACAATACGATGAATAGTTATGCCACCGTGGAGGAGCGTCCTACGATGGACAGCCTGCTGAATGAACTGGACAATGCTCACATCTATGCTGTTCCTAACGG ATCTGCACATAAATCTCCGACGCCAGGACGCCATGTCACCATCACCGTTCGGGAAACGAAGACAGAGAAGCTGACGGGTCCTGATGGACCAG TTGGTACTGTCGAGGAACAAGTTGTGCAGCAGAAGGACTCTTATACACCCAACCATGCTGTTCCGGGACAACAAGTGCATCAGGCCTATACGTCGCAGGCCACCAAGGAACTGGATGATCTGATGGCTTCACTGTCCGACTTCAAG GTTAGCAACGGAACGAACGGCATCGGGAACGGAAGTCATCCGCAACAGCACTCGTCGACAGTGCAGCACCAGACGGTAACCGACTACGCCAGACCAAACAAGGGTAGCCAGCAGGCGCATCTCACCCAGACGATCGAGGAGACGACCATCGTCGAGGACAGTCGCGAGGATCAGTTGGATTCTATGCTAGGCAATCTACAGGCCAATATGAGTCGCCAAGGAGTCAATACCGTGCAGAAGGGCTGCTGCAATGCCTGCGAGAAGCCCATTGTGGGCCAGGTGATCACAGCCCTGGGCAAGACTTGGCATCCGGAGCACTTTACGTGCAACCACTGCAGCCAGGAGTTGGGCACCCGCAATTTCTTCGAGCGCGACGGCTTCCCATACTGCGAGCCGGACTACCACAACCTGTTCAGCCCGCGCTGCGCCTACTGCAACGGCGCCATTCTGGACAAGTGCGTCACCGCGCTGGACAAGACCTGGCACACGGAGCACTTCTTCTGCGCCCAGTGCGGCCAGCAGTTCGGCGAGGAGGGATTCCATGAGCGCGACGGCAAGCCGTACTGCCGCAACGACTACTTCGAGATGTTCGCCCCGAAGTGCAACGGATGCAACCGCGCCATCATGGAGAACTACATCTCGGCGCTGAACTCGCAGTGGCATCCGGATTGCTTCGTCTGCAGG GACTGCCGACAGCCCTTCCAGGGAGGATCCTTCTTTGATCACGAGGGCCTGCCGTACTGTGAGACGCACTACCATGCCAAGCGAGGATCCCTGTGTGCAGGGTGCTCAAAACCCATCACCGGACGCTGCATCACGGCCATGTTCAAGAAATTCCACCCGGAACACTTCGTCTGCGCCTTCTGCCTGAAGCAATTGAATAAGGGCACTTTCAAGGAGCAGAAGGACAAGCCATACTGCCACACCTGCTTCGACAAGATCTTCGGATGA
- the LOC122614287 gene encoding C-type lectin 37Da, translating to MPKTLVRLLLIVAGFAPGFSYDKYTTHIQNGNPNNLTVNTSPFIKINESYYIFGQTKVNWYVAYENCRRLSSELVTFETSEEFDDIAAFLNARGDRSEHWTSGNDLGRTGTHYWFSNAQLVTIKRWAPNQPDNAGGKEHCIHLGYIYGHSTEIQLNDRPCNSDPNSLFKYICEAPRQETISIVVWK from the exons atgccGAAGACATTGGTTCGCCTTCTGCTTATTGTTGCCGGATTTGCACCAGGATTCTCCTACGACAAGTACACCACCCACATACAAAATG GAAACCCGAACAACTTGACCGTTAACACGAGTCCCTTCATTAAGATCAACGAAAGCTACTATATTTTTGGACAGACTAAGGTAAATTGGTATGTCGCCTACGAGAACTGCCGCAGGTTGAGTTCCGAACTGGTGACCTTCGAAACCTCCGAAGAGTTTGACGACATTGCCGCGTTCCTGAATGCCCGGGGAGATCGCTCCGAGCACTGGACTTCTGGCAATGACTTGGGTCGAACCGGAACCCACTATTGGTTTTCCAATGCCCAACTCGTGACCATCAAGCGTTGGGCGCCCAACCAACCAGACAACGCGGGGGGCAAGGAGCATTGCATACACTTGGGCTACATCTACGGACACTCAACGGAGATCCAACTGAATGATCGACCCTGCAACAGCGATCCGAATAGCTTGTTTAAGTACATTTGTGAGGCTCCAAGGCAGGAAACTATATCTATTGTTGTGTGGAAGTAA
- the LOC122614284 gene encoding leupaxin isoform X2, producing MSSKLISSSFHSSPLSDCFKVGEFERRLDALLADLQNSVPGQPQQPQPQYGTVQPKHQPLQQQQFVDNTPGYGSLRGKAQPQVYQEHYSVETRSPTAGHDFNGSSTTSGYVNQGSLPRQAAGATTGLSELDSLLQDLQKIDVPVNYSTPVSKYNTMNSYATVEERPTMDSLLNELDNAHIYAVPNGSAHKSPTPGRHVTITVRETKTEKLTGPDGPVGTVEEQVVQQKDSYTPNHAVPGQQVHQAYTSQATKELDDLMASLSDFKVSNGTNGIGNGSHPQQHSSTVQHQTVTDYARPNKGSQQAHLTQTIEETTIVEDSREDQLDSMLGNLQANMSRQGVNTVQKGCCNACEKPIVGQVITALGKTWHPEHFTCNHCSQELGTRNFFERDGFPYCEPDYHNLFSPRCAYCNGAILDKCVTALDKTWHTEHFFCAQCGQQFGEEGFHERDGKPYCRNDYFEMFAPKCNGCNRAIMENYISALNSQWHPDCFVCRDCRQPFQGGSFFDHEGLPYCETHYHAKRGSLCAGCSKPITGRCITAMFKKFHPEHFVCAFCLKQLNKGTFKEQKDKPYCHTCFDKIFG from the exons ATGTCTTCAAAATTGATATCATCGTCGTTCCACAGTTCGCCCCTCAGTGACTGTTTTAAAGTGGGCGAGTTCGAGAGACGTCTGG ATGCTCTATTAGCCGACCTGCAAAACAGTGTGCCAGGCCAGCCGCAGCAGCCTCAGCCGCAATATGGAACTGTCCAGCCCAAACACCAACctctgcagcaacagcagtttGTGGATAACACTCCAGGTTATGGAAGTCTCAGGGGCAAAGCCCAGCCTCAGGTG TATCAAGAGCACTATAGCGTAGAAACACGCTCCCCAACGGCAGGACATGATTTTAATGGCTCCTCCACGACTTCAGGATACGTTAACCAGGGATCTCTGCCACGTCAGGCGGCGGGAGCAACCACAGGACTCTCAGAACTGGACTCCTTGCTGCAGGATCTGCAGA AAATCGATGTACCGGTCAATTACAGTACTCCAGTTTCAAAATACAATACGATGAATAGTTATGCCACCGTGGAGGAGCGTCCTACGATGGACAGCCTGCTGAATGAACTGGACAATGCTCACATCTATGCTGTTCCTAACGG ATCTGCACATAAATCTCCGACGCCAGGACGCCATGTCACCATCACCGTTCGGGAAACGAAGACAGAGAAGCTGACGGGTCCTGATGGACCAG TTGGTACTGTCGAGGAACAAGTTGTGCAGCAGAAGGACTCTTATACACCCAACCATGCTGTTCCGGGACAACAAGTGCATCAGGCCTATACGTCGCAGGCCACCAAGGAACTGGATGATCTGATGGCTTCACTGTCCGACTTCAAG GTTAGCAACGGAACGAACGGCATCGGGAACGGAAGTCATCCGCAACAGCACTCGTCGACAGTGCAGCACCAGACGGTAACCGACTACGCCAGACCAAACAAGGGTAGCCAGCAGGCGCATCTCACCCAGACGATCGAGGAGACGACCATCGTCGAGGACAGTCGCGAGGATCAGTTGGATTCTATGCTAGGCAATCTACAGGCCAATATGAGTCGCCAAGGAGTCAATACCGTGCAGAAGGGCTGCTGCAATGCCTGCGAGAAGCCCATTGTGGGCCAGGTGATCACAGCCCTGGGCAAGACTTGGCATCCGGAGCACTTTACGTGCAACCACTGCAGCCAGGAGTTGGGCACCCGCAATTTCTTCGAGCGCGACGGCTTCCCATACTGCGAGCCGGACTACCACAACCTGTTCAGCCCGCGCTGCGCCTACTGCAACGGCGCCATTCTGGACAAGTGCGTCACCGCGCTGGACAAGACCTGGCACACGGAGCACTTCTTCTGCGCCCAGTGCGGCCAGCAGTTCGGCGAGGAGGGATTCCATGAGCGCGACGGCAAGCCGTACTGCCGCAACGACTACTTCGAGATGTTCGCCCCGAAGTGCAACGGATGCAACCGCGCCATCATGGAGAACTACATCTCGGCGCTGAACTCGCAGTGGCATCCGGATTGCTTCGTCTGCAGG GACTGCCGACAGCCCTTCCAGGGAGGATCCTTCTTTGATCACGAGGGCCTGCCGTACTGTGAGACGCACTACCATGCCAAGCGAGGATCCCTGTGTGCAGGGTGCTCAAAACCCATCACCGGACGCTGCATCACGGCCATGTTCAAGAAATTCCACCCGGAACACTTCGTCTGCGCCTTCTGCCTGAAGCAATTGAATAAGGGCACTTTCAAGGAGCAGAAGGACAAGCCATACTGCCACACCTGCTTCGACAAGATCTTCGGATGA
- the LOC122614288 gene encoding C-type lectin 37Da, with product MLKLTVLLLTLLGIAKTGWTREKFTIQVNDGNAIDAILKADPFRKINDGYYFFGTESLNWYEAYEKCREFDSELVTFETDQEFDAVTDVLAANGSRQNYWTSGNDLAKTGTHRWFTSGQRISTFRWARNQPDNAGQKEHCIHLGYIYGDSKKFELNDRPCSGDGNSLFKYICEAPVLETISIVVWK from the exons ATGCTGAAGCTTACGGTTCTACTTCTTACACTGCTAGGCATAGCGAAAACTGGATGGACACGTGAAAAGTTCACCATTCAAGTAAACGACG GAAATGCCATTGATGCGATCCTCAAGGCGGATCCCTTTAGAAAAATCAACGACGGATACTACTTCTTTGGAACGGAGTCCTTGAACTGGTATGAGGCCTACGAGAAATGCCGCGAATTTGACTCTGAGCTGGTAACATTTGAAACAGACCAGGAGTTCGATGCTGTAACGGATGTCTTGGCGGCCAACGGATCGCGCCAGAATTACTGGACATCGGGAAACGATCTGGCCAAGACTGGCACCCACAGGTGGTTCACCAGTGGCCAGCGCATAAGTACTTTCAGGTGGGCAAGGAATCAGCCGGATAATGCTGGGCAGAAAGAACACTGCATCCACCTTGGCTATATCTACGGCGACTCCAAGAAGTTCGAGCTGAACGATCGACCCTGCTCAGGGGACGGAAACAGTTTGTTTAAGTATATATGCGAAGCTCCCGTACTGGAAACCATATCCATTGTGGTGTGGAAGTAA